A DNA window from Candidatus Eremiobacterota bacterium contains the following coding sequences:
- a CDS encoding prepilin-type N-terminal cleavage/methylation domain-containing protein produces MAGKTSRQTTKGFSLVEVMVALVVLSILIIFAAASITQSRKALSQAEYIQVATAYATDLIEESKASPPMPSELPKTDLDQDVTVGQKTFHVARSIYQIDALNDYENLQIVVRVTWNTCARPLVFSEVILVK; encoded by the coding sequence ATGGCCGGAAAAACTTCACGTCAGACCACGAAGGGTTTCTCCCTTGTCGAGGTGATGGTGGCGCTTGTGGTGCTCTCCATCCTTATTATCTTTGCCGCCGCTTCAATCACCCAGAGCAGGAAAGCCCTCAGCCAGGCGGAATATATCCAGGTCGCCACGGCCTATGCCACGGACCTTATCGAGGAATCAAAGGCTTCTCCGCCCATGCCGTCAGAGCTTCCCAAGACAGACCTTGACCAGGACGTGACGGTGGGACAGAAGACCTTTCATGTCGCCAGGTCAATTTACCAGATCGACGCGCTGAACGATTACGAGAACCTGCAGATCGTGGTCCGCGTCACCTGGAACACCTGTGCCAGGCCTCTCGTGTTTTCAGAGGTCATTCTTGTGAAATAG
- a CDS encoding prepilin-type N-terminal cleavage/methylation domain-containing protein, with protein MKSRGMTLIETMVVALLGAVIIAVSSACLMPAYQNFRKSQQESMLVSSVQLALLALQNELRYSEVGGCVIIPSTYTHPETGKTCQCYALAFPSILRQDGTYEWDENGNPYWVKDCIIYLDTASGSLYCQNNYLPSPSITCKKSTGTFTPRHGSGADRDRLIARNVGSVFFTDATKASGITSPAGDYVRTVITGVSREKEFTMEASIYARLSR; from the coding sequence ATGAAGAGCAGGGGAATGACTCTTATCGAGACCATGGTGGTGGCGCTCCTGGGGGCCGTCATCATAGCCGTTTCCTCGGCGTGCCTGATGCCTGCCTACCAGAATTTCAGGAAAAGCCAGCAGGAGTCAATGCTTGTCTCGAGTGTGCAGCTTGCCCTGCTGGCGCTCCAGAACGAGCTCAGATACAGCGAGGTGGGAGGCTGCGTCATCATCCCTTCGACTTACACCCACCCTGAAACGGGAAAAACCTGCCAATGCTATGCCCTTGCCTTCCCTTCGATCCTCAGGCAGGACGGCACATACGAATGGGACGAGAACGGCAATCCCTACTGGGTGAAAGACTGCATCATATACCTTGATACGGCAAGCGGGAGCCTTTACTGCCAGAACAACTATCTGCCTTCCCCATCCATCACGTGCAAGAAATCCACGGGGACCTTTACTCCCCGCCATGGGAGCGGCGCCGACAGGGACCGCCTTATTGCGAGGAACGTGGGGAGCGTATTCTTCACCGATGCCACGAAGGCCAGCGGCATCACAAGCCCCGCGGGGGACTACGTGAGGACTGTCATTACCGGCGTGAGCAGGGAGAAGGAGTTTACCATGGAGGCCTCGATCTATGCGAGACTCTCAAGATAA
- a CDS encoding type II secretion system F family protein, translating into MRDSQDKKPAAPRPAKLPERKRSFLEAIRERMAVPGQDLAVFYNEMAFLYHAGIPLSRAIGILARQAVNARLREVLTKLQRHVESGHSLTDAMRLHPDVFSSLYITLIHTGEVSGTMETMLNRAAALKEKEITLSRRIGQAATYPLFIFFFMLLFILVMGRLLILNIVPLLKSGGTKLPLLTHMLIFIYGVISNPLIVCIAILTVLFLCLKYRKAMEREGPRLLRDRILYSVPLLGGLLKTIAFSRLCSTLSTLTDSGVSMLAALILAGEASGSALCLSYCRELRQSVAGGGFLHDGFNAFDFFSPMVRDMVRVGEESGTLPYLLAQAARLMEIQVDHALTVFTAALEPLMMAFLGIVVALLAFGVLVPLNGVVSSIS; encoded by the coding sequence ATGCGAGACTCTCAAGATAAGAAGCCCGCAGCGCCCCGGCCTGCAAAGCTCCCTGAAAGGAAAAGATCTTTTCTGGAGGCCATCCGGGAGCGTATGGCCGTTCCCGGGCAGGACCTGGCCGTCTTCTACAACGAGATGGCTTTTCTCTACCACGCAGGGATCCCCCTCTCCCGCGCCATCGGCATCCTGGCGAGACAGGCAGTCAATGCCAGGCTGAGGGAAGTGCTCACAAAACTGCAGCGCCATGTTGAGAGCGGCCATTCCCTTACCGATGCGATGAGGCTTCATCCCGACGTCTTTTCATCCCTCTATATCACCCTTATCCACACCGGCGAAGTGTCGGGCACCATGGAGACCATGCTGAACCGCGCCGCAGCCCTCAAGGAGAAAGAGATCACCCTCTCCCGCAGAATCGGGCAGGCAGCCACCTATCCCCTCTTTATTTTTTTCTTCATGCTCCTCTTTATTCTCGTGATGGGGAGGCTCCTCATTCTGAACATTGTTCCTCTGCTGAAGTCGGGCGGCACGAAGCTTCCCCTTCTTACCCACATGCTGATCTTCATCTACGGCGTTATCTCCAACCCCCTCATCGTATGCATCGCCATTCTCACAGTGCTCTTCCTCTGCCTGAAATACAGAAAAGCCATGGAGAGAGAAGGCCCCCGGCTCCTCAGGGACCGCATACTCTATTCCGTTCCGCTGCTGGGAGGGCTCCTCAAGACCATTGCCTTTTCCAGGCTCTGCAGCACCCTCTCGACACTCACCGACAGCGGCGTTTCCATGCTTGCCGCCCTCATCCTGGCAGGCGAAGCGAGCGGAAGTGCCCTGTGCCTGAGCTACTGCAGAGAGCTCAGGCAAAGCGTGGCCGGGGGGGGATTTCTTCACGACGGCTTCAATGCGTTCGATTTTTTCTCTCCCATGGTGCGGGATATGGTGAGAGTGGGTGAAGAGTCGGGAACGCTCCCCTACCTCCTTGCCCAGGCGGCCCGCCTTATGGAGATCCAGGTGGACCACGCGCTTACCGTATTTACCGCGGCGCTTGAGCCTCTGATGATGGCTTTCCTTGGAATTGTCGTGGCACTTCTCGCATTCGGCGTGCTCGTCCCTCTTAACGGCGTGGTCTCCTCGATCAGCTGA